TGCGAGTAGCACTCTATCGCATTGCGCGCCAAGAGATCGCACTGGAGCAGTTATTACAAGTTGCTCCTACAGATGCCGGGCGCTTTTGGCGACCATTTGCACCGACATTGGTGGAATCTAAAACAACATCCTGAGTTAGCAAGGGCAATGAAACAAATTGTTGCAAAAAACACACCAATACAGCTGGAGCCAATAGAAGCCTTTAAATTAAAAAGTATGGGTTTGGTCGATCTGGAAAATAATTATGTAATACCTAGATTTAATTTATATCGGCAATATTTCCGCGATCGCGCGGCTTCTCTGTAATCGAAATCTCATACATCTACATTTCATTGATGAACGCAGAACAAAACCCCGCTTATGAATATCAAGTTGGAGGCAATTTACCAAGTAATGCTCCCACTTATGTAGTGCGGCAAGCAGATCAAGACCTCTATGATGGCTTGAAAGCAGGGGAGTTTTGCTATGTGCTGAACTCGCGGCAAATGGGTAAGTCTAGCTTGCGAGTCCAAGTAATGCAACGACTAAAAGCTGAAGGTATTGCCTGTGCAGTAATTGACTTAACTAAAATTGGCAACCAACAAGTAACAGCAGATCAATGGTACGCCGGAATTGTCCGCATTTTTGTTAGGAGCTTTGATCTGTCGGAAAAGTTTAATTTGCGGAGTTGGTGGCGCAACAACGATCATCTTTCCCCAGTGCAGAGGTTAAGCGATTTTATCGAAGAGATACTGCTGGTAGAAATTGCTCAACCTATTGTCATTTTTATAGATGAAATTGATTGTGTTCTCAATCTGAAAAACATCGTTGGAACTGATGATTTTTTTGCTTTTATCCGCAACTGTTATAACCAACGTGCTGATCAACCACAATACAGACGTATTACGTTTACCCTCTTGGGAGTAGCAACACCTTCAGATTTAATAGAAGATAAAAAGCTCACGCCTTTTAATATTGGTAAAGCAGTTGAATTAAATGGCTTTACTTTAGAAGAAGCAAAACCACTAGGATATGGATTTGTAAACAAGATAGATAATCCACAGTTGGTATTAAAAGAAATTTTAGATTGGACAGGTGGGCAACCATTTCTCACTCAAAAAGTATGCCAACTTCTAGTGAACAATTTAGCTAATTCATTAAATATTTCAAGCTCATTAATAAACAAAATCAATATTCATGAGTGGGTAGAAAAGATCATAAATTACAAAATCATTAATAATTGGGAATTTCAAGATGAACCAGAACATTTACGTACAGTACGTGACCGGATTATGCGTAATCAAACTCAAGCAAATATGTTGCTAGGGTTGGTTCAAGAAATTTTAAATAAAGGAGAATTGTCTGGTAATGATAGTGATGAGCAAATAGAATTAAGATTATCTGGATTAGTAGTAAAACACGACAGTAATTTTAAAATTTATAATCGCATTTATCAGTCTATTTTTAATCAAGAATGGGTAAAGGAACAATTAGCTAAACAGCGCCCATACTCTGAAGCTTTTCAGGCTTGGTTGGATTCTAATTGTCAAGATGAATCGCGGCTTTTGCGAGGTAAAGCATTAGAAGATGCTTTAAATTGGAGAGAAGGCAAAAGTTTGAGCAATCAAGATTATGATTTTTTAACTGCTAGCCAAGAGCAACAACAACGCGATCTTCAAGAAAAACTGGCAGCAGCAAAAGTCGAAGAATATAAAGCTGGAATTAAAGCTCAAACGCAGAGAACTCGATTAGCGATCGCGTCTGCTGTTGTTGCAATAATGGCTATATTTGCTGGTTTTCAATGGAGAGAAGCTAAGATAGGACAGATACAAGCACTCACAACTTCCTCTAAGATTAAATTTACTACAAATCGATATTTATTTGATGGATTAATAGATGCCTTAAAAGCAGCAAGACTGCTCCAAGATTCTATCTTTGTTAAAAATAACCCTCAACTTCAGATGGAAGTGATGGAGATAGTGAGCAATGCAGTTTATGACGTTAGAGAAAGTAACCGTCTAGAAAAACATCAAGACCTAATTAGACGTGTTAAGTTTAATCCAAATGGTAAAAGCTTTGTGACAGCTAGCTATGATGATACTGCGAAGCTTTGGAAGTTAGGTGAGAAAGAACCTTTGACATTAAAAACCTATAAAAGTCATGTTGTTGATGTCAGCTTTAGTCCTAATGATCGGAGGATTGCTACTGCTAGCCGAGACGGAATTGTAGACATTTGGGATAGTGAAGGTAAGTATATTTCAACTTTTAAACATACTGTTGTCACTTCCAATAAAAATGAAGATATTCTCTGGAGCGTTAACTTTAGTCAAGATGGTCAGATAATTGCTACAACAGGTGGCGACACAACAATCAAGCTTTGGAAGCTAGATGGTAGTCTTTGGAAAACTTTAAAGGACGATACAAATGGGCATAAAAAAGAAGTCCGGAATGTTAGCTTCAGTCCTGATGGTCAAAAGATTGCCTCCGCTAGCCCTGATGGTACAGTTAAACTTTGGGACATCCAAGGTAATTTAATTGATACATTAAATGGTCATAAAGGAATATCAGTTTTAAATGTAAGTTTTAGCCCTAATGGTCAAACTATCGTTTCTACCAGTAGTGATAATACAGCTATTATTTGGGATGTAAACAAGAAAACTCAGCTAGCTCAACTGCAAGGGCATACAAAACCAGTGAAAAATGTTGCCTTCAGCCCCGATGGTAAAACTATTGCCACTTCTAGTGATGATGGAACTGTGAAATTATGGAGTAGCCGTAATTACCAAGTGCTAGACACTTTTGAAGGGCATAGAGGTCCCGTTAATGGTATTAGTTTCCACCCTCAAGGACATATTTTAGCATCTGGTGGTGATGACAAAACAGTTAGGCTTTGGCGTATAAATCCTTTGCGAATAACTTTGAATGAACATGATGCCATTTACAGCATTGATATTAATCCCAAGAAAGATATTATTGCGACTGGTAGCGGAGATGGAGTTATAAACCTATGGAATTTCCAAGGAGAACCACTAAAAACTATTAAAGCTCAGAAATTGGGTATCGCTAGCGTTACTTTTAGTCCAGATGGTAATACCATTGCTAGTAGTAGCCCAGATACGACTGTTAGGAGATTCAATTTACTAGGACAAGAACTAAATCCAACACTTAGAGGACATAAAGACTCTGTTAATAGTATTAGCTTTAGCCCTAATGGAGAAATTATTGCTTCTGCTAGTCTTGACAGAACTGTGAAACTTTGGAATAGAGAAGGAAAACCTTTGAAAAGTTTGCCAGGTAATACACAGTTTTTCAGTGTTAACTTTAGTCGAAATGGTGAGACCATTGCCGCAGCTGGGCGAGATAGAATAATTCAATTTTGGAAGCGTAATGGAAGTCCACTATATACCTGGAATGTAGATGAATCACTTCTTAATAAATCAACTTTAAATACAACTATTTATAAAGTTATATACAGTTCGACTGGAAGCACAATTATTACTTCTAGCGAAGATAATACTGTAAAGTTATTGAATCCAAATAGTGGTGTTATCAAATCTTTGAAAAGTCATACGGCTGGGGTTTGGGGATTGGATGTTAGCCGCAACGGTCAAATGATTGCTAGTGGTAGCGATGACCGTACTGTAAAAATATGGACTATGGATGGGAAATTGATTACAACTCTTACAGGTCACAAGGGTAGCGTAAACTCTGTTAAATTTACACCTGACAGTAAAAAGCTTGCTTCCGCCAGTTCTGATAAAAAAATTTTGGTGTGGGATGTACAAGATATGAATTTCGACAAATACATAGAGCATGGATGTAATTGGTTGAGTGATTATCTAAAAACTCATGACGAGCGAGATGATTTAAAAAATGTGTGCAAATAAAATAAAGAATAAATGCAAAAAATTAGTCTACATCTAATCAAATTAGCTAATAGTAAAGTTAGATTTATCTTAGGAATACATTTATGCTAAATCAACCTGAAAATCTTAATAAAAGCTATGATTGGAAGAGTAAAGGCTTAGGTTGGGTGCCTGATTATCCAGATTTACGCGACTATAATTTAGATGATGAGGATCTGAAAAATCAGCAACGCTTGAAAGTAGAAGAGACAACAGGTTGGATAGAAAATATTATCGGAGAAGTACTTCAATTATTAAATGAAGATGGAGAAAATCTCCAAAAAAGTAACATTAATGAACTAAAAAATAAAATCTTAGGCAATGTTATATTTAAAAAGGTAAGAGTTCATAAACTTTTGCGATATCCAGGTTTTTTGGAAGACAATGAAAAAACTGGTCAATTTAGTATTAATAAAGTTAAATATGACAGTATTTTATCGAGACAAGTTATTCAACTAAAAAAATATCTTGGTGTTTTATTGTTAACTAAATATTTAAACATCCCTAAAAAAATAAATTCAAAGTCTAATTATGATACTGATAAGAGTTTAGACCTTGAAAATCCATTGGATGTAATTCAGTGGATGAATGATGAAACTTATGATTTTCGTACAAAAGAAATTATTGAATTTTTTCAATGTTTAACAGATATTAAGCAAGATGGAATTGTTGGGCTTGAGACTTTTCTTCAGTTAAATGAATACTTGTTAAACCCTAAAAAAAGTAAATTAGTTGATGCAAATAATAAATGTAAAGATGATAATTCTAAAAGGAAGCCATTAAAAAGAATTAGATATTTTTCAGTTACTTCACTGATACCAGATAAGGCTTTAAATCAAATTATCTATAACTTATGTTTAAAAGTAAGTAAACAAATTTCACAAGAAATAAAAACTAAAAATTTTCTTGAAGAAGATTTCCTGAATAGTATTAAAGTAAACTCAGACTTTTTTCAAAAAGTTTTAGCAGAAATAAATACAGATACTAGTATTAAAAATAGTAATTGTTTATTAAGAATTTTAGAAGAAGGCTTAACTAAACCAGCTCAATCTACTAACGCTGTTAATAAAAATAAATCTGACATTAAATCTAATTTAGAATTTTTTAAAAATTCTCCCTTGTTTGATCCTTTGATTTCAATAGCTCTTAGAAGTATTTATCCACTAGCTCAACTCAGACACCAGACTATTGAAGAATTAATAGAGCAAGGGATTGATAACCTTGAAAATCTTATTAAACAAAAACCAGAAAATTTTAATGAACAGCAGAAGCCAAAGCTTGGATACTCCAATAATGAATTAGTTAAATACTCAATTCGTAAAATTTTGTATACACTTTACTATGAGATTCAATCGCTTGAGCAAGAAAATCAAGAAAGACAAATAAACAAGAAAGAATTTACAATGAATTTATTAATTCTTTTGTCCTATGTTTCTTTATCAAAAAATATTNNNATAAATTTGAGTATACACAAGAGGCTGTTAAAGAAATTGAAAAAGAAGTTGCTGTTATTGGAATCAGATGTTACAGTGCCACCTCGTTACAATCCTTTTGATAAGCAAGAACTGTTTGAAATTGTAACAGAGGAAAGTACTAAGGGTGTCAATAGTAATTCTTTTGTTAGCTTTACTCAGCAACAAGAAGAACTATTCCTATCTTTAAATTTATATATTCCCATATTCAGCAATAAAACTATTAAATATTTAGAAGAGCCGCAAGAAGACACAGATAAAGATAAAAAACCATTTTTTCAACTTCCTAGCGTAGTCGATTTGAGTTATTGGTTTTCTTCAGTGAAAGACCAAGGTTCTTTAAAATCGTGTACTGCATTTGCGGCTGTTTCATTATTAGAGTACTTTGCCAACAAAAACTCTAAAGATAAAATTGAACCGTCTCCTATGTTTCTCTACAAAGCTGCACGTAACAAAATGAAAGTTAAAGGAGATGTAGGTTCGTCAATCAGAGAGACGATGAAAGCATTAGCTTTATTCGGAGTTCCACCAGAAGATTATTGGCCTTATGATGAAAATCAAGTAGATGAAGAACCACTACCATACTGCTATGCTTATGCTCAGAATTACAAAACGCTCAAGTATTTTCTTTTAGATTATGCAGGTATTACTCCAGAAACGCTTTTATTTCAAATAAAAGCAGTTCTGTCCGCAGGTTTCCCTTGTATTTTTGGACTTACGCTTTATAGCTCTATCTACAAAAGCTCAAACGAAAAAGGTCACATTCCGTTTCCAAATTATCAAGAAGATAAGATTGTTGGCGGACATACACTTGTAGCAGTTGGTTATGATGATTTTCAGTTTGTTAAATGTGCTAATAGTCAGCAATATTCAAAAGGTGCATTTTTAGTTAGGAATTCTTGGGGAACTGAATGGGGTGTAGAAGGTTACGGGTGGCTTCCTTACGATTATGTATTAGCTGGATTAACCTCTGCTTGGTGGTCGTTGCTCAAGTCAGAATGGTTTAACGAGAATAATTTTGGTTTTTCAGGTACAGGTGGTGAAGGAGTACCAGGTAGTACAGGTACATAAATGTTGATAATTTAATGGTTGGGATCGCCTAACATAGATTTGGCGTTGCATAATGGCGGTATGAATCATACTGAAACTGGAACATCCCAAAACTTGAGATAGTGAAGTAGCAATCGAATCGAGTATTTCAGCATTTGTGCTGATTTGGAATAACATAGCGTTTTTCGATGCAATCGAGCGAGATAGTGGCGCAACCGGGTGTTTTCCCCCTCAACTCGTGTCATGTAAGTCTTGCTCACAATCTGAGTCGCCCTCTGGAATAAAGCCTGGATAGACCAACCATCCATCCGTGACATAGAAATAGCACTGCCAAGTACCTACAATATCCCATAACGGTCGAAAAGTTTCGGCGCTATGGTCGCCCAAAACCCACGCTAAAATACCTTGTGTGAAGTGGTTCACTGCTGTCCAAAGCCAAACTTTGTTTTTTTTGAGCCGACGAACGTTTCTAGTTCATCGAGTTCGCCAACTTCTGGAATTGTCTCTGGATCATAAACATCAGGTAGCAGTTCTCCTACAAGTTTTACCCAAGTAATCAATGTCGTGTGATGCACACCTTTGACCCGTTCAATGCCACGAAATCCCATACCATTAACGTACATTTTCAGGCATTCCCGTTTCACTTCATCACTGTATCCTTGAGGTGGTTCGTACCGATCAATAAATTGGCGATCGCAATTACAGCAAATGTGATTCTGTTTACCTCTTTTATTTCCGTTCTTACGGATATGAGACGACCCACAACGCGGACATTCCATCCAGTTTTACCTCAATTCATACCGCCATTATGCAACGCCATAGATTTTAATCAATGCTGTAGAGCGATGAATTATTTAGACAAAACGGCAGATTCTTTGTCATTGGAGTTTAGACTAATTTTGCTTACCAAACCACCAAACCCTTATCCAGAAAGGCTTTCCTAATTTATAGGCAAGTTTTAGATTCCCAAGTTTAAAATGCTTGTTACACAAGGGCTGTAGCCTGAAAAATAGAATTTAGTCTAAACTCCAGTCAAAAGTGAGCAAAAACAAATTGCGCTACCACTTGAGAATAAGTGCCTTATGCGATGCGTTGCAATAGCGCAGCCTCTTTGAGTAATCGAGTGTCGGAGCTAGCGTCAGAATTAGTAATAGCTAAACAGATATCACTATGAGTTGTGAACTTTGAATTAAAAAATTGCTTTAACTCAACACTCACAACTCATAACTTTCTAAGATTATTGCGCTCAGTAGTTGTGGGTGTGTGGTCGAGTACTTTGTCACTATGCCAGAAATCTCCGGGTTGTAAAGCCTTAGATAATTCCAGTAGTTGCCAAATACTTGCCGCACATAGTTTTTAGTTTCATCAAAGGGAATTTGTTCAACAAACTCATCTGGATCTTTTGTCGTTAGAGTTTGCAACCATTTGGAGACATTGCCGGGGCCAGCATTGTAACTAGCGATCGCCAGCAAGGAGTTATTGTTATATTGCTCATGGGTATGATCCAAATACCATGTACCCATCATGATGTTATCATTGGGATTTTCTAGACTTATTGTTTTGAAATCCACTTTGATTTGGGGCGCAATCCATTTAGCTGTACTCGGCAACACCTGCATTAAACCAGTAGCATCAGCAACAGACTTAATTTTTGGTTCAAACCGTGACTCTTGACGCATCAAAGCAGTTACTAGCAGAGGATTGAGTTGACGCTCAGTAGACCACTTTTCAATCTCTCGCTGATAGGGAAATGGATAACGCGCTTGCCAATAGGTGATTTGTTTACTTAGAGTCTGATATTGGGCAAGTTCGCCTGGTATTTCCCGGTCTTCTAATTTAGAAATTTTGTCAATTCCGATGAGATTTTCTCCTCTAGCCTGCCGCATCAACCCTTCAGTAAATTGCTCTGCTACCGTTGGCTGAATTTTGTTCTGAAATTCTGTTTGCCATTGTAACCAGGCATCGCGGTCTTGACCTAGCAGATACAATTCTTTGAAAGTATCAGAACCAGCAGGCGGTACTGGACGCCGGGGTGCGATTACTTCTGGGTTCATGACGCGCACGTTGTCAAAATTGCCGACATTTAGCCCCAACATTGTCGCGGCTCGCCATGCATAGTAAGAGTAGGGAAACTGGCTAACCACATATTCATAAGCAGTTTTAGATTCTTGCTGTTTCCCCAGTGCAGCCGCCCATTTACCTACCCAAAAGCCTGCTCTTGGAGCCAAAATGCTATTGGGGTTATTAGTGACAATTGGTTCTGCCCATTGCCAAGCACCAACGTAATCTTTGGCATTGGCTTTATCTTGGGCGATTTTCCAACGGTACTCTGCTGCTTCATTAGAGTTACCGTATTTACCTATGAGTAATTGCCACGCCGCGCTAGCTGATTTTTGATCCTTAAGAGTTTGGAGAGTTTTGGCTTTTTGTGCCAGCGCAGTACCAGCTTGTTTGGGAAATTTACTAATTACCTGGTCAAGATATGGTAAGCCGTCTTTAGGTGTTTTTGCGGTTTCTGCTAACCGCAGTAGTGCCGTCCCAGTTTCCTCACTATTGGGAAATTGCTGCACTAATTGTTTATAGGTAGCGATGGCTTTTTCTTTATCTTTGCCTCCCACCTGTAACCCGCGTGCAGTACGGTAAAGGTTGCGCGATGTTTTGGGTGCTTTGGCATAAGCATTCGCCGCTTTCAGAAATTGACTATTTTCCCAATAGCTAGTACCAATAAGTTCCCAGTCTTCAGGTTTGAGAGTATTTTGTTTTACTAACTGATCCAAAACGCCCACTATGCCTGGTTGATCGTAGGCATACTTAGCCAAAATCAATTGTAATTGTGGCTGATTGGGATTTTCTTGCAAGCGTTTGCGGATAATTTCCCAAGTTAGAGGATTGGAAGGAAATTGAGCGATCGCTGTTTCTTGTTGCTTTGGTTGAGCAATCAGATATAACGCTTTCACACTGGCCGCTTCTTTGGGATACTGTTTCAGCACCCTTTGCCTGAGATCCGAGGCTTTGCCGTCCTCGCCCAGCATATCCTCTGCCTGGGCTTGTTTGAGCAAAATGTAAGGCGCAAGGATGGGATAGTCTTTCTCTAGTCCTTGGAGTAAAACCAGAGCTTTTTGCCCTTGGGTTCTTTCAATATAATCACTCGCCAAAAGATAACGAGCGCGATTCCGATCAGGCGATCGCGATTCGGCAGCGATCGCTGCTAGTTTTGCCGCCCGTTCTGGCAGCGATTGCGATATCAGCGGGAAGACGGCTGATTGGGCAACACTACCGTCCGATGTTTGCTCTGCTTGATTCTGACTCAGTTTGAGCCATTTCCCCAGAGACTTGCCAATCTCAGGTGCTGATACCATTGCCCCAGTCAAAAAGGCAAACAGTGCTGCACCCGCAATTATCGAAATTTGCTTTTTCTGTAGTTTCTTCAGCATGAATACCCGCTGAAAAGTTTCGGTGAATTTCTTGAAACTCTAACACTCCTAACCATCAGTGTTACCAATTTTTAATTTTAGATTTTTAATTTTATGTAGAAAAATACTAATTTTCAATCCTATAGTTGGTAGTATTGAGTAGATAGCACATATTAGATACTATTACATCTATCTTAGGTATATCTTAAAGATCCTAAGAGATAGCTCTTCTACTGGGGATTCGCCTCCTACTGATTTGGGGCCACTAACTCTCGTACCCTGCAAGAAGCTGACGCTACAAATCTAAAACTCTTCTCTCGATAGATAAAATTTACCGCCACTATTTGGGCGTTTTTCCTGACAACTTAGTTTTGTAATGGCGTGGCAAGCTTAAAATGATGCATCAAATGTAGGTTGGGTTGAGGAACGAAACCCAACCTACAAATTTTTTTGCTAATGTGGAACAGGTTTTTCGTGTGTGTACACTGTAGCCGAAACAGTCAGAGGAATGGAAGCGGGGTTTTTTTAAATCCCCTCCCTATTCATTACATTCTGAATTCTGAATTCTGAATTCTGAATTCTCATTTAAGTTTTTCGTGAGCAGCCAAAATAATTTTTTCAGTTTCTTCCCAGCTAATACATTTATCAGTTACAGAAACACCATATTTTAATTCTTCTTGTTTACCAGTAATTGGTTGACTACCTTCATACAAATGCGATTCCAGCATCATGCCAACAATTGATGTATTACCATCCACTATTTGCTGAATAATATTTTCTAAGACAGCACCTTGTAATTTATAATCTTTATTAGTATTGCCGTGGCTACAGTCGATTACAATTCTCGGTGGTAAATTTGCCTGTTTTAATTTCTCTTCTACCAGTTTGACATTTGCTGGATCGAAGTTGGGTTGACTACCACCCCTTAAAATTACGTGACCATAGCCATTACCTTTAGTTTGAAAGACACTGACCTGTCCGTTTTGATTAATTCCCAGAAAATTATGCGGATTTCCAGCAGATTGTAGGGCATTCAAGGCTACTTGAATATTGCCATCAGTACCGTTTTTAAAACCCACAGGCATCGAAAGCCCACTGGCCATTTCGCGGTGAGTTTGTGATTCAGTAGTGCGTGCGCCGATGGCAGACCATGTAATCAGTTCACTGATGTATTGAGGGATGATTGGATCTAATGCTTCTGTGCCAGCAGGTAATCCCAACTCTGTAATTGTTAATAGTAGCTCCCGTGCAATTAATAAACCTTTCTCTACATGGAAAGAATCATCCATATCTGGATCGTTAATTAAACCTTTCCAGCCTACAGTTGTTCTGGGTTTTTCAAAATACACTCGCATAATTAATAGCAAGTTATCCTTGACTCGCTCGGACAATATTTTCAATCTCTCAGAATATTCGAGCGCTGCTTTTGGGTCGTGGATTGAGCATGGGCCAACTACTATAAATTTCCTGCGATCCTTAAAATCCAGGATATCTTTTATTTCCTGTCTATATGCTAAAACTCTTTGTTCAGCTAATTGTGTTAAAGGTAATTTTGACTTGACTTCATTGGGGGTTAATAAAATGCGATCGTTCTCAATGTTAGCGTTGTCGATATTACTATTAAGTAATTTGTTGTGCATGGGGATGCTCTGACAATTTTATATACGCACTTCAACTCAGAAGTGTAACACAAACCCATGAAATTTTAAAATAGCTTATTTTTTAATTGACAAATTTCTAATTAAACTGTAGGTGAACTAAAATAATAACTGAAAAGGGGAAATATCTTTTCCCCTTTTCTTTGCTATTAGACTACTGATTCAGTGGTAGTGTATATAATTACTGCCATACAAACACTTTTGCTTCATATGGTCCCAAGTCTGTGATGATCCCATCATCACCAGATTCGACATCATAATTACCTGTCCACTCATGCCATGTACCAGCGCTAGGAAAGTTAGGAACATGATAGCCAGCTAGAAAATCTCCTGAGAAATTTGCTATTACAACTACACGAGAACCTTCATCATTCCAACGAGTATAAGCTAATACTTTTGCTTCAGGATTTTCGTGGATAAAATCGATATTTTCTGTGTAGAGAGCATGATTGCTTTTACGCAGGTTAGTTAAGCCTTTGTATGATTCAAATAAACCACGATTTAGATCGTTACCTAACAGCGTCCAATCGATTTTGGATGATTCAGGTTGTTTAGGTTTATACTCACCAAATTCTTCTCCCATCCAAATCAAAGGCACACCAACAGCAGTCATTAGGATGGCTACTCCTAATTTGACCCGCCGAAATGCTTCTTCGTCAAAAATCTCACGGTTCCCCAGTTCAACCATGACATGATTATGGTCGTGGTTGGTGAGATAATTTACTACATTGGTAGCACCCAAAAAGCCTTGGCGCTTGCAGTCAATGACATCTTTGAGACGCTCCAAATCAAATGTATCACCGCAAATGTGTTCGAGAATGCAGTGATAAAAACTGTCATGCCAGCAACCATCCATTGGCCCATCTACATTGGTAATACTGGTAGTTTCAGGAATGTGTTCGGCAACGTTGTAAAAAGGCTTCATGCTAGCAGTTTTTTTGGCTTCCTGAACAATCCAGTGCATGAAATCGTAGTTAGCAATTTGCCGCGCTGCATCATAGCGAATACCATCAAGATGATATTCTGATATCCAAAAATGGATTACCTCACTAATAAATTTCCAGGCTGGCTTAATATCTAATTTTTCATCATAATGTTCATAATTAAACTCAGGCCCCCAGTTATTATCAGGGTCACGAGGATCGTGATGATACCAGTAATCGTGGTCAATTTGTGTTAAAGGAGCAGATGCTTCTGAGTGGTTATAAATCCCGTCAAGAATTACACGAATACCTTTAGCGTGACACTCATCAATCAAATTTTTTAACTCAGCAGTAGAACCATAACTAGATTCTGTTGCAAAGAAGTGGCGGGGATTATAACCCCAACTATAATCACCAGGATATTCTTTAAGTGGCATCAACTCAATAGCGTTGATTCCCAGTTCACACAAATAGTCTAACTTTTCAATGA
This portion of the Nostoc sp. GT001 genome encodes:
- a CDS encoding 3-deoxy-7-phosphoheptulonate synthase, which produces MHNKLLNSNIDNANIENDRILLTPNEVKSKLPLTQLAEQRVLAYRQEIKDILDFKDRRKFIVVGPCSIHDPKAALEYSERLKILSERVKDNLLLIMRVYFEKPRTTVGWKGLINDPDMDDSFHVEKGLLIARELLLTITELGLPAGTEALDPIIPQYISELITWSAIGARTTESQTHREMASGLSMPVGFKNGTDGNIQVALNALQSAGNPHNFLGINQNGQVSVFQTKGNGYGHVILRGGSQPNFDPANVKLVEEKLKQANLPPRIVIDCSHGNTNKDYKLQGAVLENIIQQIVDGNTSIVGMMLESHLYEGSQPITGKQEELKYGVSVTDKCISWEETEKIILAAHEKLK
- a CDS encoding alpha-amylase family glycosyl hydrolase; its protein translation is MAKPIEFNLFAPYNKGAALIGSFSDWQEIPMEKGDDGYFRTSVELKDGIYKYKFRVQSNSWFFEPEQWVDVTDPCATDIDEQSGKDDGVIRVKDGQKITDTYVWQHDDKPLPADHELVIYELHVGDFSGGEDDPYARGKYKHVIEKLDYLCELGINAIELMPLKEYPGDYSWGYNPRHFFATESSYGSTAELKNLIDECHAKGIRVILDGIYNHSEASAPLTQIDHDYWYHHDPRDPDNNWGPEFNYEHYDEKLDIKPAWKFISEVIHFWISEYHLDGIRYDAARQIANYDFMHWIVQEAKKTASMKPFYNVAEHIPETTSITNVDGPMDGCWHDSFYHCILEHICGDTFDLERLKDVIDCKRQGFLGATNVVNYLTNHDHNHVMVELGNREIFDEEAFRRVKLGVAILMTAVGVPLIWMGEEFGEYKPKQPESSKIDWTLLGNDLNRGLFESYKGLTNLRKSNHALYTENIDFIHENPEAKVLAYTRWNDEGSRVVVIANFSGDFLAGYHVPNFPSAGTWHEWTGNYDVESGDDGIITDLGPYEAKVFVWQ